ACAGCTACAGGCACATTTGAATGGCTTTGTTCCAATTCGATGCTAAATCCTTTGGTTGTTATTTTTGAATCGAAAGTCCAAGTATTAATTGCTTGACAATTGTTTTTTTTTTCGAATAAAACTTTTCCACTCCTGTCTTTGATGGTGTAATTCTGCACACAAAACGGAACCACTTCTTCGGGATGTCCCATTAAGGTCGATTCCATGGGGTGGTCGTAATCAGGGTCTAAGAATAGTTTTATTTCAGAAAGTGCTACTTCGGTTTCCCATTCCACTTTTAGCGTTGGTTTGGTATCAGTAAGATCAGCCAACCAAGCATTGGCACTGCCATAAGGACGTACAAAACCATTGGTTAGATTTTCTACTCCAAAACACGCTATGGTTGGTTCGATTTGCATGGCAATATTCTGTCCTTTGGGTCTGCGAAACGGAATCCAAAATTCAAAAGCATCAATTCCGATGTTGTCAGGAGGCGTTTGTTTTCCGTTATTATTTACCGCTTTATTTTGTCCGTTGAAGACCGAAAGAACTCCTGTATATCGTTTTGTACTGCTTTGAATACTCAGTTTGTCATTGGATAAAAAAGTAACAAAAGCATACTGATTTTCAGTCGTGGCTGTTTTAAATTCAAAAGCTACTTCTTGTTCGCCCGGGTTAATTTTTATTTCTATCGTTTCTAAAATAATATCAGGCGTGTAATTTCTGGCTTTGGACGAAGTACGCAATTGTACTGTTAGCATGGTAGCTTCTTGCGCTTTTACTTTTACTTTAAAGCCATAGTTTTGATGGGCTTTGAAAGGCAATAATTGAGCAACCGCCACTTCTAGAGATGTATATTCACCGTCAAAATCTATTTGGTTTAATTTTAAAGTAGAAGAAGCTTGGATGGTTGCTTGTTTCAATAAATTTTGAGTTTTATCAATGGCTATCCCTGGAATGCTTTGCCCATTGATGCTCAAGGTTTGTTGCAATTCTTTTAGATTATCAGAAATTAGCAATTGGGCTGGTTTCAAATTATTTTTCACACATTGTGCCGCTCCGTATCCAACAGCCTGTGCGGCATGAGCACAAGTTGCCATGACACGAGTCGAACCAAAAGCTACGTGAGTAGCGCTAATGATACGTCCGGAAAGAAATAAATTCTCTATATTTTGACTTATCATGGTGCGTAGCGGAATCTGATATACCCCTTTAGAATGGTATTGGGTACAACCCGGACGGCTGTCATAGACCCCATCCGAAGGATGTAAATCGACTGCCCAGCCTCCAAAAGACACCGCATCCTCAAACGTATTTTGTTCGATTAGATCTTGTTGTTTGATCATATAATGTCCCTCAAAACGGCGGCTTTCTCGTTTACCAGGAATCGTTCCAACCCACTCCAACGTTAGATTTGCAGCATCAGGAAATTCACCCGAGTTTTTGATGTAATCCCAAACTCCATAAACTACTTTCCATAGTTCCCATTTGATGTCTTCAGATTCGTGAATGGTATCTTTTCGTCCGCCATATTCCAACCACCACAAACGACAACCCGAATCTTTATCACTCAAGCTTTTATATCGTGGAATTTCGGTAATGTCTTTTAAGGCAAATTCTGGAGCGACATATTTTACTGGTGCTCCCGTATCTTTACTGTAAAAATAAATGGTATGTCCTAGTAATTCACCATAGGATTGGTCAGGAGCAAATTTCTCTCCAAATTCTTCCACTTTTTCAGCACCCATTCTAAACGCAGCGCCAGCCTGAAAACCCACAATTCCATCTCCCGAAGCGTCACAAAATAAATTGGATTTAAGGATATAAGTAGTTGAGTTTTGGCTACAAAAGGCAGTAACTTGACTAATGTTTTTGGTATCCGCTTTTTCTACCTCATAAACTGCGGTGTTTAATAACAGCGTTAAATTTTTCTCATTCGAAACTTTTTCTAACAAAACCGTATCAAATATAAGTGCATTTCCTTCTTTATTTCGATATAAATTTTCGACTAAAATCTCATCGATGATACCGCCCTCACGAGCCCAACGGTTGTTGTTTCCCATATGTGAAGTTGCGCCCAAAGTCCACAAACGAACTTCGCTTGAAGCGTTACCACCCAAAACAGGTCTATCTTGAACAAGAGTTACAGTTACACCCTCACGGGCAGCTGCAATGGCCGCACAAACACCAGCTAATCCTCCGCCAACAACGACTAAATCAGATTGAATTGTAGTAATTTTATTGGATCTTACTTTTGAACTAAAGCTTTCTACTTGCATTTTTTTCTTAATTAAATCGTATGTATTTATTCTTTATTTTTATAAACTATGAAGATGCCCAATAAGCAAACTGCTGCTCCCACTCCTACCACGATAGAAATTAAAATAGTAGAAATAAATTCTAATGAAAGTATTAAGGCTCCTGTTAAGGCAACTCCAATTCCAATGACTCTTCCCCCTTTTTTATTACTTCCATCCGAATCATCTTCATATA
The sequence above is a segment of the Flavobacterium sp. genome. Coding sequences within it:
- a CDS encoding FAD-dependent oxidoreductase, with the protein product MQVESFSSKVRSNKITTIQSDLVVVGGGLAGVCAAIAAAREGVTVTLVQDRPVLGGNASSEVRLWTLGATSHMGNNNRWAREGGIIDEILVENLYRNKEGNALIFDTVLLEKVSNEKNLTLLLNTAVYEVEKADTKNISQVTAFCSQNSTTYILKSNLFCDASGDGIVGFQAGAAFRMGAEKVEEFGEKFAPDQSYGELLGHTIYFYSKDTGAPVKYVAPEFALKDITEIPRYKSLSDKDSGCRLWWLEYGGRKDTIHESEDIKWELWKVVYGVWDYIKNSGEFPDAANLTLEWVGTIPGKRESRRFEGHYMIKQQDLIEQNTFEDAVSFGGWAVDLHPSDGVYDSRPGCTQYHSKGVYQIPLRTMISQNIENLFLSGRIISATHVAFGSTRVMATCAHAAQAVGYGAAQCVKNNLKPAQLLISDNLKELQQTLSINGQSIPGIAIDKTQNLLKQATIQASSTLKLNQIDFDGEYTSLEVAVAQLLPFKAHQNYGFKVKVKAQEATMLTVQLRTSSKARNYTPDIILETIEIKINPGEQEVAFEFKTATTENQYAFVTFLSNDKLSIQSSTKRYTGVLSVFNGQNKAVNNNGKQTPPDNIGIDAFEFWIPFRRPKGQNIAMQIEPTIACFGVENLTNGFVRPYGSANAWLADLTDTKPTLKVEWETEVALSEIKLFLDPDYDHPMESTLMGHPEEVVPFCVQNYTIKDRSGKVLFEKKNNCQAINTWTFDSKITTKGFSIELEQSHSNVPVAVFEIFCQ